In a genomic window of Aggregatimonas sangjinii:
- a CDS encoding DUF6794 domain-containing protein produces MKNFVILVLILTFSSCQKREEIPKELIYSFEYLNENWEKKEIDKFKSISENDTTPRDYHFGIGLHIRNNLLRHNPKSDSIVKFFNDLKIHHFDYMSGIILTSYHRHLNEKDVNLKEQVNRIIEMLKPTVDCQNRRKKKAKELYNSFKVNDTISVQMPVSTFSNNKSVVSYNCPNNNWQFDNAKDLLIDGIITEKYIRKDSFSDNPNEIYEEYNFKLKILKMNNPDIHYFTRQVTTGDEIELPLDYSYNVE; encoded by the coding sequence TTGAAGAACTTTGTAATCTTAGTACTAATTTTGACGTTTTCGTCTTGCCAAAAACGTGAAGAAATACCTAAAGAACTAATTTATTCTTTTGAGTATTTGAACGAAAATTGGGAGAAAAAGGAGATTGATAAATTCAAGAGTATATCAGAAAATGATACCACCCCTAGGGATTATCATTTCGGAATCGGACTGCATATTAGAAATAATCTTCTTAGACACAATCCAAAATCGGACTCAATTGTAAAATTTTTTAATGATTTGAAAATACATCATTTTGACTATATGTCAGGTATAATTTTGACATCATATCATAGACATCTCAACGAAAAGGACGTAAATCTTAAAGAACAAGTAAACAGAATTATTGAAATGCTTAAGCCTACCGTGGACTGCCAAAACCGTCGAAAGAAAAAAGCTAAAGAATTGTATAACAGTTTTAAAGTTAATGATACAATTTCCGTTCAAATGCCTGTAAGTACATTCTCGAATAATAAGAGCGTTGTAAGTTATAATTGCCCAAACAATAATTGGCAATTTGACAACGCGAAAGACTTATTGATTGACGGAATAATTACGGAAAAATATATTAGAAAGGACTCGTTTTCGGACAACCCTAATGAAATTTATGAAGAGTACAATTTTAAATTGAAAATTCTAAAAATGAATAATCCGGACATCCATTATTTTACAAGACAGGTAACGACGGGAGATGAAATTGAACTTCCATTGGATTATTCATACAATGTGGAATAA